One genomic region from Jiangella sp. DSM 45060 encodes:
- a CDS encoding LacI family DNA-binding transcriptional regulator, with product MATPESGATLESVASAAGVSRQTVSNVLNAPERVAPETRQRVEEAIQTLRYRPNRSARSLRTRMSNLIGYCVQPAAAGNLNPVLDRFVHAVTESAAGHGFHVLLFTAPAGDAGLDRYAELLAQRAVDGFVLADTVVADPRPGWLTEQGVPFAAFGRSWSGPDIGRWVDVDGAAGMTEAVEHLHALGHRRIAFIGWPEGSGVGDDRVAGYTAACLRLGLDPRVVRAEGGAGTGRALATTLLDGDDAPTALVCVSDDSAYGALRALADRGLRPGEDVAVVGFDDTPAARLPGVDLTSLSQPIEQIGREVVQMLLGLLGVVVTPPGPEHRLLRPSLVVRASSRPAGPGPAAPTEA from the coding sequence ATGGCGACACCGGAGAGTGGTGCCACGCTCGAGAGCGTCGCGTCGGCGGCCGGGGTGTCGCGGCAGACGGTCTCCAACGTCCTGAACGCGCCCGAGCGGGTGGCGCCGGAGACCCGGCAGCGGGTCGAAGAGGCCATCCAGACGCTGCGCTACCGTCCCAACCGGTCCGCCCGGTCGCTGCGCACCCGCATGAGCAACCTCATCGGCTACTGCGTCCAGCCCGCCGCGGCCGGCAACCTCAACCCCGTCCTCGACCGGTTCGTGCACGCCGTCACCGAGTCCGCGGCCGGCCACGGCTTCCACGTCCTGCTGTTCACCGCGCCCGCGGGCGACGCCGGGCTGGACCGGTACGCGGAACTGCTCGCCCAGCGCGCGGTCGACGGGTTCGTGCTGGCCGACACCGTGGTCGCCGACCCGCGGCCGGGCTGGCTCACCGAGCAGGGCGTCCCGTTCGCGGCGTTCGGCCGCAGCTGGTCCGGCCCCGACATCGGCCGCTGGGTCGATGTCGACGGCGCGGCCGGCATGACGGAGGCGGTCGAGCACCTGCACGCGCTCGGCCACCGCCGCATCGCGTTCATCGGCTGGCCGGAGGGCTCCGGCGTCGGCGACGACCGCGTCGCCGGCTACACCGCGGCCTGCCTGCGCCTCGGCCTGGACCCGCGGGTCGTCCGCGCCGAGGGCGGCGCCGGCACCGGCCGGGCCCTCGCCACCACCCTGCTCGACGGCGACGACGCGCCCACCGCGCTGGTCTGCGTCAGCGACGACTCCGCGTACGGCGCGCTGCGGGCGCTCGCCGACCGCGGCCTGCGTCCGGGCGAGGACGTCGCCGTCGTCGGGTTCGACGACACCCCCGCCGCCCGGCTGCCCGGCGTCGACCTCACCAGCCTGTCCCAGCCGATCGAGCAGATCGGCCGCGAAGTCGTCCAGATGTTGCTCGGCCTGCTCGGTGTCGTGGTCACCCCGCCCGGCCCCGAGCACCGCCTGCTGCGCCCGTCGCTGGTCGTCCGGGCCAGCTCTCGCCCCGCCGGACCCGGTCCGGCCGCCCCCACGGAGGCTTGA
- a CDS encoding extracellular solute-binding protein, whose amino-acid sequence MQFPRTPWAVATAVAAATVLAACGSGFDDDDDAAGDDAATGGTEGGASLTVMIGSSGEAETVAVQDATARWAEETGNEVEVIPAQDLVQQLQQGLAGGNPPDVFYVSPDRFRMLAEGGSLYPYGDQIDDADDIYQSLRDAFTYEDELYCAPKDGGVHALVIDTEAWAAAGLAEGDYPQDWDGLATAAQALTADGRVGLAFTGDYNPVGTFMLAGGGFFVNDDQTEVTADTPENLATLQYLKDNMDAGSFAFAPTIDAAWGGEALGSGKSAMTIEGAWIVGALQNDFPERQWTAVPMPAGPGGPAATAFTNCWGIAADSENQAAAVDLVNSLVSPEQQQTFAETFGPIPSRASLAGWNAETFPEKAAFAEGMETARSQVAVPGFESVLADFNTQLEGMAAGTVTPEQALQALQTNGEALLSQE is encoded by the coding sequence ATGCAGTTCCCCCGAACCCCATGGGCGGTGGCCACAGCCGTGGCCGCCGCGACCGTGCTGGCCGCCTGCGGCAGCGGCTTCGACGACGATGACGACGCCGCCGGCGACGACGCGGCCACCGGCGGCACAGAGGGCGGCGCCTCGCTCACCGTCATGATCGGCTCGTCCGGCGAGGCCGAGACGGTCGCCGTGCAGGACGCGACGGCGCGGTGGGCCGAGGAGACCGGCAACGAGGTCGAGGTGATCCCGGCCCAGGACCTCGTGCAGCAGTTGCAGCAGGGCCTCGCCGGCGGCAACCCGCCGGACGTCTTCTACGTCAGCCCGGACCGCTTCCGCATGCTCGCCGAGGGCGGCTCGCTGTACCCGTACGGCGACCAGATCGACGACGCCGACGACATCTACCAGTCGCTGCGCGACGCGTTCACCTACGAGGACGAGCTGTACTGCGCGCCCAAGGACGGCGGCGTGCACGCACTGGTCATCGACACCGAGGCGTGGGCCGCGGCCGGGCTGGCCGAGGGCGACTACCCGCAGGACTGGGACGGTCTCGCCACCGCCGCGCAGGCGCTCACCGCCGACGGCAGGGTCGGCCTCGCGTTCACCGGCGACTACAACCCCGTCGGGACGTTCATGTTGGCCGGCGGCGGGTTCTTCGTGAACGACGACCAGACCGAGGTCACCGCCGACACCCCGGAGAACCTCGCGACGCTGCAGTACCTCAAGGACAACATGGACGCGGGTTCGTTCGCGTTCGCGCCCACCATCGACGCGGCGTGGGGCGGCGAGGCGCTCGGCAGCGGCAAGTCCGCGATGACGATCGAGGGTGCCTGGATCGTCGGCGCGCTGCAGAACGACTTCCCGGAGCGCCAGTGGACCGCCGTCCCGATGCCGGCCGGCCCCGGCGGGCCCGCGGCGACGGCGTTCACCAACTGCTGGGGCATCGCCGCCGACAGCGAGAACCAGGCCGCCGCCGTCGACCTCGTCAACTCGCTCGTGAGCCCCGAGCAGCAGCAGACGTTCGCCGAGACGTTTGGCCCGATCCCGTCGCGCGCCAGTCTCGCCGGCTGGAACGCCGAGACCTTCCCGGAGAAGGCCGCGTTCGCGGAGGGCATGGAGACCGCCCGCAGCCAGGTCGCGGTGCCGGGCTTCGAGTCCGTCCTCGCCGACTTCAACACCCAGCTCGAGGGCATGGCGGCCGGCACCGTCACCCCGGAGCAGGCGCTGCAGGCGCTGCAGACCAACGGCGAAGCCCTCCTCTCGCAGGAGTGA
- a CDS encoding carbohydrate ABC transporter permease, producing MTATVTRETSAGRTRPVQRRVTSGHLRQERRAGWLFVAPAVIVLVVFLFAPILMAAWVSLLDWNGQSSPFSGDAEFVGLANYQSLLADAGLLRNDFMLSVRNTIYYVLFNVTGVVVVSFALAMAVNSYVLRGRSFFRTIFYFPAITSSVAISVLFLFLFQGSGVVNVVLSWVGVDGPSWFTDPRGVLHIVLGWFGVSEAPSGLADTTLGGLSLWNWLSGPSVAMCALITLTIWASSGTFMLFFLVGLQDIPVELEEATAIDGAGGWQRFRHLTLPLMRRSIVLVVTLALISSWQVFDQVFILSQGAPAKTTLTPAYISYVRSFGDGQFGVGAAVAFVLFAIIIVLTLVQRWVGRERRT from the coding sequence GTGACCGCGACGGTCACCCGGGAGACGTCGGCGGGCCGGACCCGGCCGGTCCAACGGCGCGTCACCTCCGGGCACCTGCGTCAGGAACGCCGGGCCGGCTGGCTGTTCGTCGCGCCGGCCGTGATCGTGCTGGTGGTGTTCCTGTTCGCGCCGATCCTCATGGCGGCGTGGGTCAGCCTGCTGGACTGGAACGGGCAGTCCAGCCCGTTCTCCGGCGACGCCGAGTTCGTCGGGCTGGCCAACTACCAGAGCCTGCTGGCCGACGCCGGGCTGCTGCGCAACGACTTCATGCTGAGCGTGCGCAACACGATCTACTACGTGCTGTTCAACGTGACGGGCGTCGTGGTGGTGTCGTTCGCACTGGCGATGGCCGTGAACTCGTACGTGCTGCGCGGCCGCTCGTTCTTCCGCACCATCTTCTACTTCCCGGCCATCACGTCGTCGGTGGCGATCAGCGTCCTGTTCCTCTTCCTGTTCCAGGGCTCCGGCGTCGTCAACGTCGTGCTGTCGTGGGTGGGCGTCGACGGGCCGTCGTGGTTCACCGACCCACGCGGCGTGCTGCACATCGTGCTGGGGTGGTTCGGTGTGTCGGAGGCGCCGTCTGGGCTGGCCGACACCACGCTGGGCGGGCTGAGCCTGTGGAACTGGCTGTCCGGCCCGTCGGTGGCGATGTGCGCGCTGATCACGCTCACCATCTGGGCGTCGTCGGGCACGTTCATGCTGTTCTTCCTGGTCGGGCTGCAGGACATCCCGGTCGAGCTGGAGGAGGCGACGGCGATCGACGGCGCCGGCGGGTGGCAGCGGTTCCGGCACCTGACGCTGCCGTTGATGCGCCGCAGCATCGTGCTCGTCGTCACGCTGGCGCTGATCAGCAGCTGGCAGGTGTTCGACCAGGTGTTCATCCTGTCGCAGGGCGCGCCGGCCAAGACGACGCTGACGCCGGCCTACATCTCCTACGTGCGCAGCTTCGGCGACGGCCAGTTCGGCGTCGGCGCGGCGGTGGCGTTCGTGCTGTTCGCGATCATCATCGTGCTCACGCTGGTGCAGCGGTGGGTGGGAAGGGAGCGGCGGACGTGA
- a CDS encoding carbohydrate ABC transporter permease, producing the protein MSGLLVRRRASRPARRDAVPVVLTDRYSPLPRKVAVRVIGYGLLALGTLLYLGPFLVQVATSFKTDADAVGNPVSLIPSPVTMAAWEVVAGSNPAYSVPVFRWLGNSFAVTISVTLGRLIIDSLAGYALARLRFRGRTVVFAGVVAVLAVPGVVLLIPKFLVLNELGMFNSYAGMILPLFCDAVGILLMKTAFEAVPTELDEAARIDGAGVFRTFWSVILPLVRPALVTVTILSFQGSWNEFTHFLVATSDPDLATMNLGIARLTAGDLQGSQQFPLKLALATLSTIPIAIVYVFFSRYFMRSGNATGLK; encoded by the coding sequence GTGAGCGGGCTGCTGGTACGACGCCGTGCGTCCCGGCCCGCCCGGCGGGACGCGGTCCCCGTCGTGCTGACCGACCGGTACTCGCCGTTGCCGCGCAAGGTGGCGGTGCGGGTGATCGGGTACGGGCTGCTGGCGCTCGGGACGCTGCTCTATCTCGGGCCGTTCCTCGTCCAGGTGGCGACGTCGTTCAAGACCGACGCCGACGCCGTCGGCAACCCGGTGTCGCTGATCCCGTCGCCGGTGACGATGGCCGCCTGGGAGGTGGTGGCCGGGTCGAACCCGGCGTACTCGGTGCCGGTGTTCCGCTGGCTGGGCAACTCCTTCGCCGTCACCATCTCCGTGACGCTGGGCCGGCTGATCATCGACAGCCTGGCCGGCTACGCGCTGGCGCGGCTGCGGTTCCGCGGCCGCACGGTCGTCTTCGCCGGCGTCGTCGCCGTGCTCGCCGTTCCCGGCGTCGTGCTGCTGATCCCGAAGTTCCTGGTGCTCAACGAACTCGGCATGTTCAACAGTTACGCGGGGATGATCCTCCCGCTGTTCTGCGACGCCGTCGGGATCCTGCTGATGAAGACGGCGTTCGAGGCGGTGCCGACCGAGCTGGACGAGGCGGCGCGCATCGACGGCGCCGGCGTGTTCCGGACGTTCTGGAGCGTGATCCTGCCGCTGGTGCGCCCGGCGCTGGTGACCGTGACGATCCTGTCCTTCCAGGGCTCGTGGAACGAGTTCACCCACTTCCTCGTCGCGACGTCGGACCCCGACCTCGCCACGATGAACCTCGGCATCGCCCGGCTGACCGCCGGCGATCTACAGGGGTCGCAGCAGTTTCCGCTGAAGCTGGCGCTGGCCACCTTGTCGACGATCCCCATCGCCATCGTCTACGTGTTCTTCTCGCGCTACTTCATGCGGTCCGGCAACGCGACGGGCCTCAAGTGA
- a CDS encoding AAA family ATPase, which produces MSSVYLITGIMAAGKSTVAQALAERLPKAAHVRGDTFRKAIVSGRADPVPGDAEGMGQLRLRYRIAAGAADEYAAAGFTAVVQDVVIGPVLAEYVELIRTRPLHVVVLAPAPDTVAEREAGRGKTGYGAWTVDDLDTSLRTETPRLGLWLDTSELTPEQTVDAILARRDEASV; this is translated from the coding sequence GTGTCCAGCGTCTACCTGATCACCGGCATCATGGCGGCCGGCAAGTCCACCGTCGCGCAGGCGCTGGCCGAGCGGCTGCCGAAGGCGGCGCACGTGCGCGGCGACACGTTCCGCAAGGCCATCGTGTCCGGCCGCGCCGACCCGGTGCCGGGCGATGCCGAGGGGATGGGGCAGCTGAGGTTGCGGTACCGCATCGCCGCCGGGGCCGCCGACGAGTACGCGGCCGCCGGGTTCACCGCGGTGGTGCAGGACGTGGTGATCGGGCCGGTGCTGGCGGAGTACGTCGAGCTGATCCGCACCCGCCCGCTGCACGTCGTCGTGCTGGCACCGGCGCCGGACACCGTCGCCGAGCGGGAAGCGGGTCGCGGCAAGACCGGCTACGGCGCCTGGACCGTCGACGACCTCGACACGTCGTTGCGCACCGAGACGCCGCGGCTCGGGCTGTGGCTGGACACCTCCGAGCTGACGCCGGAGCAGACGGTCGACGCGATCCTCGCCCGGCGTGACGAGGCCAGCGTCTGA
- a CDS encoding helix-turn-helix transcriptional regulator, with product MPRLGTGVPFTARSGESAQLRAALQRARGGTGGAVLLSGDAGVGKSRLLTEFLAEAEAAGAHVLLGRCVSVGEAGLPYLPFKEVVEQLRRLRPDLVDARPALAGLIGRAAATTTRSGEETDLGQLQLFDAMVTVLAELSDDAPVVLAVEDLHWSDASSRDLLSFLVSRLAAQRLLVVATYRSDDLHRQHPLRPLLAELVRLPVVERLDLAPFGPADALAFVEALADGGIDPEWLADVAARSEGNAFFAEELVAASATGPAGGIPTALADVLLSRVETLSQAAQRVVGAISVTGRRHVGHAALRSVIDLPDGDLDTALREALQHHILVTDDHGGYTFRHALLREAVYADLLPGERVRLHAAYARRIVELQQDELAGALAYHSLRSNDLPTALAASVKAADDAMRVGALAAELRYVEQALELWPGVDDPTARSGVDELALTRKAAYVASAAGHPERAVAYAQAALELADRDADTVTRADVRRQFTETLLASIRWHEAEQVIEDAWALVEAEPASRTRAWVLALRARTRLARENELSRQFAEQAIADARASGSVSAESDALITLAFNDLRAGAVEDACALFEQARQNAVRVGAANVELRASFNLVTTRYEQGRLDEAGAIADAAGARAAELGLTWSAYGLELRWMGAMVHYARGSWDEALAAASPPGEQVSDTISALLAASAAIIEVSRGRFDEAQRDLDRIRPEWHRDGQIAQLAGIAGIEMAGWQGRHHDAARIADDAIASMRKGDDDYWPLGGIRLATLALGSLADVAAQARLDHDDAAEAAAVAEGRRFVEHARTTAERGIPRADRLGAEGLAWLARLRAEESRLTGAADTEAWRAVVEAFGYGEPFHVALGRWRLAEALVTTGDRDAAAVELAAAHEAAERLGAQPLAAAVRDLARRARVALPGTVLPSAGLLTPRELGVLELVARGYTNRKVGEELFISEKTVSVHLSRVMTKLGAASRTEAVSIAHQRGLLADAG from the coding sequence GTGCCAAGGCTCGGAACCGGTGTCCCGTTCACCGCGCGCAGCGGCGAGTCCGCCCAGCTGCGCGCGGCGCTCCAGCGCGCCCGCGGCGGCACCGGCGGCGCGGTGCTGCTCTCGGGCGACGCCGGGGTCGGGAAGAGCCGGCTGCTCACGGAGTTCCTCGCCGAGGCCGAGGCCGCCGGCGCGCACGTGCTGCTGGGCCGCTGCGTCAGCGTCGGCGAGGCCGGGCTGCCGTACCTGCCGTTCAAGGAGGTCGTCGAGCAGCTGCGGCGGCTCCGTCCCGACCTCGTCGACGCCCGGCCGGCGCTGGCCGGGCTCATCGGCCGCGCCGCGGCCACCACCACGCGGTCCGGCGAAGAGACCGACCTCGGTCAGCTGCAGCTGTTCGACGCCATGGTCACCGTCCTGGCCGAGCTGAGCGACGACGCGCCGGTCGTGCTCGCCGTCGAGGACCTGCACTGGAGCGACGCCTCCAGCCGCGACCTCCTGTCGTTCCTGGTGTCGCGGCTGGCGGCGCAGCGGTTGCTGGTGGTCGCCACGTACCGGTCCGACGACCTCCACCGGCAGCACCCGCTGCGGCCGCTGCTGGCCGAGCTGGTCCGGCTGCCGGTCGTCGAGCGGCTCGACCTCGCGCCGTTCGGACCGGCCGACGCGCTGGCGTTCGTCGAGGCGCTGGCCGACGGCGGCATCGACCCCGAGTGGCTGGCCGACGTCGCGGCGCGGTCCGAGGGCAACGCGTTCTTCGCCGAGGAGCTGGTGGCGGCCAGCGCCACGGGCCCGGCCGGCGGCATCCCCACCGCACTGGCCGACGTCCTGCTGTCGCGGGTCGAGACCCTGAGCCAGGCCGCCCAGCGCGTCGTCGGCGCCATCTCCGTCACCGGACGCCGCCACGTCGGGCACGCCGCGCTGCGCTCCGTCATCGACCTCCCCGACGGCGACCTCGACACCGCGCTGCGCGAGGCGCTGCAGCACCACATCCTCGTCACCGACGACCACGGCGGCTACACGTTCCGGCACGCGCTGCTGCGCGAGGCCGTCTACGCCGACCTCCTGCCGGGCGAGCGGGTCCGGCTGCACGCCGCCTACGCGCGCCGCATCGTCGAGCTGCAGCAGGACGAACTCGCCGGCGCGCTCGCCTACCACAGCCTGCGCAGCAACGACCTCCCCACGGCGCTGGCCGCGTCGGTGAAGGCGGCCGACGACGCCATGCGCGTCGGCGCGCTCGCGGCCGAGCTGCGCTACGTCGAGCAGGCGCTGGAGCTGTGGCCGGGGGTCGACGACCCCACGGCGCGGTCCGGCGTCGACGAGCTGGCGCTCACCCGCAAGGCCGCCTACGTCGCCAGCGCGGCCGGGCACCCCGAGCGGGCCGTCGCCTACGCGCAGGCCGCGCTCGAGCTCGCCGACCGCGACGCCGACACCGTCACCCGCGCCGACGTCCGCCGTCAGTTCACCGAGACCCTGCTGGCCAGCATCCGGTGGCACGAGGCCGAGCAGGTCATCGAGGACGCCTGGGCGCTGGTCGAGGCCGAGCCGGCCAGCCGCACCCGCGCCTGGGTGCTGGCGCTGCGGGCGCGCACCCGCCTGGCCAGGGAGAACGAGCTCTCCCGCCAGTTCGCCGAGCAGGCCATCGCCGACGCACGGGCCAGTGGCAGCGTCAGCGCCGAGTCCGACGCGCTCATCACGCTCGCCTTCAACGACCTCCGCGCCGGCGCCGTCGAAGACGCCTGCGCGCTGTTCGAACAGGCGCGGCAGAACGCCGTCCGGGTCGGCGCGGCCAACGTCGAACTGCGGGCGTCGTTCAACCTCGTCACCACCCGGTACGAGCAGGGGCGGCTCGACGAAGCCGGCGCCATCGCCGACGCCGCCGGCGCCCGCGCCGCCGAGCTGGGCCTGACCTGGAGCGCCTACGGCCTCGAGCTACGCTGGATGGGCGCCATGGTCCATTACGCCCGCGGCAGCTGGGACGAAGCGCTCGCGGCCGCCAGCCCGCCCGGCGAGCAGGTCTCCGACACCATCTCGGCGCTGCTCGCGGCGTCGGCGGCGATCATCGAGGTGAGCCGCGGCCGGTTCGACGAAGCGCAGCGCGACCTCGACCGCATCCGGCCCGAGTGGCACCGCGACGGCCAGATCGCCCAGCTGGCCGGCATCGCGGGCATCGAGATGGCCGGCTGGCAGGGCCGCCACCACGACGCCGCGCGGATCGCCGACGACGCCATCGCGTCCATGCGCAAGGGCGACGACGACTACTGGCCGCTCGGCGGCATCCGGCTGGCCACGTTGGCGCTCGGCTCGCTGGCCGACGTCGCGGCACAGGCCCGGCTCGACCACGACGACGCGGCCGAGGCCGCCGCCGTCGCCGAGGGGCGGAGGTTCGTCGAGCACGCCCGCACCACCGCCGAGCGCGGCATCCCGCGCGCCGACCGCCTCGGCGCCGAGGGCCTGGCGTGGCTGGCCCGGCTGCGCGCCGAGGAGTCCCGGCTCACCGGCGCCGCCGACACCGAGGCGTGGCGCGCGGTCGTCGAGGCGTTCGGCTACGGCGAGCCGTTCCACGTCGCGCTGGGCCGCTGGCGGCTGGCCGAGGCGCTCGTCACCACCGGCGACCGCGACGCCGCCGCCGTCGAGCTGGCCGCCGCCCACGAGGCCGCCGAGCGGCTGGGCGCGCAGCCACTCGCCGCCGCTGTCCGCGACCTCGCCCGGCGGGCCCGCGTCGCGCTGCCCGGCACGGTGCTGCCGAGCGCCGGCCTGCTGACTCCGCGCGAGCTGGGCGTGCTCGAGCTGGTGGCCCGCGGCTACACCAACCGCAAGGTCGGCGAAGAGCTGTTCATCAGTGAGAAGACGGTCAGCGTGCACCTGTCGCGGGTCATGACGAAGCTCGGCGCGGCCAGCCGCACCGAGGCGGTGTCGATCGCGCACCAGCGCGGCCTGCTCGCCGACGCCGGCTGA
- a CDS encoding NAD-dependent malic enzyme, with protein MVSVPSVSYSITVRLEVPAGGSSVGQLTAAVEKAGGLVTALDVTASGADRIQVDVTCAATSSAHAGELVMALRSVPGVAIGKVSDRTFLVHLGGKIEVVSKVPIRNRDDLSLIYTPGVARVSQALVDNPDDARRLTIKRNTVAVVTDGSAVLGLGNIGATAALPVMEGKAALFKRFGGIDAFPICLDTQDVDEIIRTVQNIAPVFAGINLEDISAPRCFEVEARLRELLDIPVFHDDQHGTAIVVLAALHNALKVVGKEIGSIRVAMSGAGAAGHAIAQLLVAAGVTDIVAADINGVIHPGRADLTGVPSWYLEQCNPRGVTGDLRDAVRDADLFVGVSAPNVLTAADVATMAPNAIVFALANPEPEIDPRAAGEYAAVVATGRSDYPNQINNVLAFPGVFRGLLDARSRSVTTEMMLAAAAALAATVKDEELNPSYIVPSVFHSGVADAVAEAVRGSVETIRRVAEETGDFPAIPV; from the coding sequence GTGGTCAGCGTTCCGAGCGTCTCCTACTCGATCACCGTCCGGCTCGAGGTGCCCGCGGGCGGCTCGTCCGTCGGACAGCTCACCGCCGCCGTCGAGAAGGCGGGCGGGCTCGTCACCGCACTCGACGTCACCGCATCGGGCGCCGACCGCATCCAGGTCGACGTCACCTGCGCCGCTACGTCGTCGGCGCACGCGGGCGAGCTGGTCATGGCGCTTCGCTCGGTGCCCGGCGTCGCCATCGGCAAGGTCAGCGACCGGACCTTCCTCGTGCACCTCGGCGGCAAGATCGAGGTCGTGTCGAAGGTCCCGATCCGCAACCGCGACGACCTCTCGCTCATCTACACCCCCGGCGTGGCCCGGGTGTCGCAGGCGCTCGTCGACAACCCCGACGACGCCCGCCGGCTGACCATCAAGCGCAACACCGTCGCCGTCGTCACCGACGGGTCGGCCGTGCTCGGGCTGGGCAACATCGGCGCCACGGCGGCGCTGCCGGTCATGGAGGGCAAGGCGGCGCTGTTCAAGCGGTTCGGCGGCATCGACGCGTTCCCGATCTGCCTCGACACCCAGGACGTCGACGAGATCATCCGCACCGTCCAGAACATCGCGCCGGTCTTCGCCGGCATCAACCTCGAGGACATCTCCGCGCCGCGCTGCTTCGAGGTCGAGGCGCGGCTGCGCGAGCTGCTCGACATCCCCGTCTTCCACGACGACCAGCACGGCACCGCCATCGTGGTGCTCGCGGCGCTGCACAACGCGCTCAAGGTGGTCGGCAAGGAGATCGGCTCCATCCGCGTCGCGATGTCGGGCGCCGGCGCGGCCGGCCACGCCATCGCGCAGCTGCTGGTGGCGGCCGGCGTCACCGACATCGTCGCCGCTGACATCAACGGCGTCATCCACCCCGGCCGGGCCGACCTCACCGGCGTACCCAGCTGGTACCTCGAGCAGTGCAACCCGCGCGGCGTCACCGGCGACCTCCGCGACGCCGTGCGCGACGCCGACCTGTTCGTCGGGGTGTCGGCGCCGAACGTGCTCACCGCCGCCGACGTCGCCACCATGGCGCCCAACGCCATCGTGTTCGCGCTGGCCAACCCCGAGCCCGAGATCGACCCGCGGGCCGCCGGCGAGTACGCCGCGGTCGTCGCCACCGGGCGGTCGGACTACCCGAACCAGATCAACAACGTGCTCGCGTTCCCCGGCGTCTTCCGCGGCCTGCTCGACGCGCGCAGCCGGTCGGTGACGACGGAGATGATGCTGGCCGCCGCCGCGGCGCTGGCCGCCACCGTCAAGGACGAAGAGCTCAACCCGTCGTACATCGTCCCCAGCGTGTTCCACTCCGGCGTCGCCGACGCGGTGGCCGAGGCGGTGCGGGGCAGCGTCGAGACCATCAGGCGCGTGGCCGAGGAGACCGGCGACTTCCCGGCCATCCCCGTGTGA